The Sardina pilchardus chromosome 19, fSarPil1.1, whole genome shotgun sequence genome window below encodes:
- the LOC134066144 gene encoding monocyte chemotactic protein 1B-like yields the protein MEGFLRTLCLCIATSLLFATLGRASIATACCPKTTNTVLRQSNITGYHRQERGICPVQAVVFTTVRNIRVCSDPKKPWVKKAVKFIDSKKQQATRVTTEVLSTNGTEPTRNVTAAPL from the exons ATGGAAGGATTTCTGAGAACGCTCTGTCTCTGCATTGCCACTTCGCTGCTTTTTGCCACATTGGGGAGAG CTAGCATAGCCACAGCATGCTGTCCGAAGACCACCAACACAGTCCTGCGCCAGTCCAATATCACAGGCTACCATAGGCAGGAGCGTGGAATCTGCCCAGTTCAGGCCGTTGT GTTCACCACAGTGAGAAATATCAGAGTGTGCTCCGACCCTAAGAAGCCCTGGGTGAAAAAAGCTGTGAAGTTCATTGACTCAAAGAAACAACAGGCTACAAGAGTGACTACGGAGGTTCTCTCCACCAATGGCACGGAGCCAACAAGGAATGTCACAGCAGCGCCGCTATGA